In Stenotrophomonas sp. 610A2, one DNA window encodes the following:
- the pilH gene encoding twitching motility response regulator PilH, protein MARILIVDDSPSQLMGIQRIVEKLGHEIFTATDGASGVEVAKQVLPDLVLMDVVMPNLNGFQATRTLKREATTQHIPVILVTTKDQDTDRLWGMRQGAKAYITKPFTEDDLSAVIAQVFSAEAPPVG, encoded by the coding sequence ATGGCGCGTATCCTGATCGTCGACGATTCACCATCGCAGTTGATGGGCATCCAACGCATTGTGGAAAAGCTGGGGCATGAGATTTTCACCGCAACTGATGGCGCCTCTGGGGTAGAGGTTGCCAAGCAGGTGCTGCCGGACCTGGTGTTGATGGACGTGGTGATGCCGAACCTCAACGGGTTCCAGGCAACGCGCACGCTCAAGCGCGAGGCTACCACGCAGCACATCCCGGTGATTCTGGTTACCACCAAGGATCAGGACACTGATCGCTTGTGGGGCATGCGCCAGGGTGCAAAGGCGTACATCACCAAACCGTTTACCGAAGACGATCTGTCGGCGGTGATCGCGCAGGTGTTCAGTGCCGAGGCGCCACCGGTTGGGTGA
- a CDS encoding DnaJ C-terminal domain-containing protein: MEFKDYYATLGVEPSAGDAEIKTAYRRLARKYHPDVSKEAGAEEKFKAVNEAYEALRDPAKRKAYDQLRAQGYRPGEEFNAPPGFGGGQGFDFEEVFGGGNANGGFSDFFESLFARQRGGAGAGGRRPGPGFGGAGPQPMRDTRAKLSVPLEAAYSGDSLRITVDGRQLDVRVPKGIRPGQVIRLSGQGSGGGNLMLEVEYASHPRFEVDGLNILYTLQVTPWQAALGTSISVPTLGGSVELKVPADSDSGRKLRLRGRGLPGKPDGDQIVELEVIAPVATNDEQRKAYKDLAKAFGED; this comes from the coding sequence ATGGAATTCAAGGATTACTACGCCACGCTTGGGGTTGAACCCAGCGCCGGCGATGCCGAGATCAAGACGGCCTACCGTCGGCTGGCGCGCAAGTACCACCCGGACGTCAGCAAGGAAGCCGGCGCCGAGGAGAAATTCAAGGCGGTCAACGAGGCCTACGAGGCGCTGCGCGACCCGGCCAAGCGCAAGGCCTACGACCAATTGCGCGCGCAGGGCTACCGTCCGGGCGAGGAGTTCAATGCGCCGCCGGGCTTTGGCGGCGGGCAGGGCTTTGATTTCGAGGAAGTGTTCGGCGGCGGCAATGCCAACGGCGGTTTCAGCGACTTCTTCGAGAGTCTGTTTGCCCGCCAGCGCGGTGGCGCGGGTGCGGGTGGACGGCGTCCGGGCCCGGGTTTCGGTGGTGCCGGCCCGCAGCCGATGCGCGATACCCGCGCCAAGCTGTCGGTGCCGCTGGAGGCTGCATATAGCGGCGACAGCCTGCGCATCACCGTGGACGGCCGCCAGCTCGACGTACGCGTGCCCAAGGGTATCCGCCCGGGCCAGGTGATCCGCCTGAGCGGGCAGGGCAGTGGTGGTGGCAACCTGATGCTGGAGGTGGAGTACGCCTCGCATCCGCGATTCGAAGTTGATGGCCTCAATATCCTGTACACCTTGCAGGTGACGCCGTGGCAGGCTGCCTTGGGCACCAGCATCAGCGTGCCAACCCTGGGTGGCTCGGTGGAGCTGAAGGTGCCGGCTGATTCGGACAGTGGCCGCAAGCTGCGCCTGCGCGGCCGTGGTTTGCCGGGCAAGCCCGATGGCGATCAGATCGTGGAGCTGGAAGTGATTGCGCCGGTGGCGACCAATGACGAGCAGCGCAAGGCGTACAAGGACCTGGCCAAGGCGTTTGGCGAGGACTGA
- a CDS encoding Hsp20/alpha crystallin family protein, whose translation MSIVRYRQWPTQSEIHQLLSPLLETVTNNTASAWVPAVDIREEANRFVVVADLPGVDPASIDVQMEKGVLTISGQRSAPELAEGQRLTRSERGQGAFNRRFVLPDSADAEGIVAHSHNGVLEVRIPKRSEAAPRRIQVVQGQPNA comes from the coding sequence ATGAGCATCGTACGTTACCGCCAGTGGCCGACGCAGTCCGAGATTCATCAGCTGTTGTCGCCATTGCTTGAAACCGTCACCAACAACACCGCTTCAGCATGGGTGCCGGCAGTGGATATCCGTGAGGAAGCCAATCGCTTTGTCGTTGTCGCCGACCTGCCTGGCGTTGATCCCGCCAGCATTGACGTGCAGATGGAAAAGGGCGTGTTGACCATCAGCGGCCAGCGTAGCGCGCCGGAACTGGCCGAAGGCCAGCGGCTGACCCGCAGCGAACGCGGCCAGGGGGCATTCAACCGCCGTTTCGTGCTGCCGGACAGCGCCGATGCCGAGGGCATCGTTGCCCACAGCCACAATGGCGTATTGGAAGTGCGCATTCCCAAGCGCAGCGAGGCGGCACCGCGCCGCATCCAGGTGGTGCAGGGCCAGCCTAACGCCTGA
- a CDS encoding peroxiredoxin, which produces MSINVGDRIPEVTLKRLREGLETIDTHALFDGRKAVLFAVPGAFTPTCSARHLPGYVEHFEDFRNRGIEVFCMAVNDPFVMQAWAKSQSVPDGLQMLSDGNGDFTRALGLEMDASASGMGIRSRRFALYIENGVVRATYIEQPGQFEVSGAEHVLAHLPS; this is translated from the coding sequence ATGTCCATCAACGTTGGCGATCGCATCCCCGAAGTCACCCTCAAGCGCCTGCGCGAAGGGTTGGAGACGATCGACACCCACGCATTGTTCGATGGCCGCAAAGCGGTGCTGTTCGCGGTCCCCGGCGCATTCACCCCGACCTGCTCCGCCCGCCATCTGCCTGGCTACGTCGAGCACTTCGAGGATTTCCGCAACCGCGGCATCGAGGTGTTCTGCATGGCGGTCAATGACCCGTTCGTGATGCAGGCCTGGGCAAAGAGCCAATCCGTGCCCGATGGGCTGCAGATGCTGTCAGACGGCAACGGCGACTTCACCCGCGCACTGGGCCTGGAAATGGATGCCAGCGCGTCCGGCATGGGCATCCGTTCGCGTCGTTTTGCGCTGTACATCGAGAACGGCGTGGTCCGCGCTACCTATATCGAACAGCCGGGACAATTCGAGGTATCCGGGGCCGAGCATGTGCTCGCCCATCTCCCCAGCTAG
- a CDS encoding ferritin-like domain-containing protein translates to MSKQPAAKSTRTTQLAGITDRKTLRANARKSIEDGAVTPTYSANRTAVIKLLNDALATEWVCVLRYYRHYYMAKGMLADSVKAEFLEHAQQEQAHAALLSERIVQLGGEPDLNPDTLTARAHAEYKEGGNLRDMVRENLIAERIAIDSYREMINFIGDKDTTTKRILEQILAQEEEHADEFADLLEGWIGE, encoded by the coding sequence ATGAGCAAGCAGCCCGCCGCCAAGTCGACAAGAACAACGCAGTTGGCAGGAATCACCGATCGGAAAACCCTGCGCGCCAACGCGCGCAAGAGTATCGAGGACGGTGCGGTAACACCGACCTACAGCGCCAACCGCACGGCGGTGATCAAACTGCTCAATGACGCGCTGGCCACCGAATGGGTGTGCGTGCTGCGCTACTACCGGCACTACTACATGGCCAAGGGCATGCTCGCCGACTCGGTGAAAGCCGAGTTCCTGGAACACGCGCAGCAGGAGCAGGCACACGCCGCCCTGCTGTCCGAACGCATCGTGCAGCTGGGCGGTGAGCCCGACCTCAATCCGGACACCCTCACCGCCCGCGCCCATGCCGAGTACAAGGAAGGCGGCAACCTGCGCGACATGGTGCGCGAGAACCTGATCGCCGAGCGCATCGCCATCGACAGCTATCGCGAGATGATCAACTTCATCGGCGACAAGGACACCACCACCAAGCGCATCCTCGAGCAGATATTGGCGCAGGAAGAAGAGCACGCCGATGAGTTCGCCGATCTATTGGAAGGCTGGATCGGCGAGTAA
- the pbpC gene encoding penicillin-binding protein 1C, with amino-acid sequence MKHVGTRLRTIFTLRNLRWVLAALLTLLLVLDLAFPLPLPRSRDTSTLVVARDGTPLRAFADAEGVWRYPANAKTISPLYLQALLTYEDRWFWRHPGINPWALARAGKQMLLERRIVSGGSTLTMQVARILDPHTRTPWGKVKQLLRALQLEVHLSKAQILDLYLERAPYGGTIEGVEAASWAYLGKSATHLSQAEAALLAVLPQSPSRLRPDRHPEAAQRARDKVLARMAELKVWSADDVADARIEPVVARSLQQPLHAALLAQRMRSTYPRVPQIETSIDSGLQRTLEERVSSYFSQLPERTSAALLVMDNSTLEARAYVGSVTFADKARLGHVDMVQAWRSPGSTLKPFLYGMALDDGLIHSESLIVDAPQSFGGYRPGNFDAAFNGPVGAATALRLSLNVPSVDLLDRVGPSRFAARLGNAGINLRFPHGTQPSLALILGGTGARLEDLVGAFSALNREGIAGRVRYTPKDPRIERRLISPGAAWIVRDVLESNPRPGYGVGTFDTGNRPRVAWKTGTSYGYRDAWAIGSTRSYTVGVWVGRPDGTPLPGQYGAVTALPLMFEVIDSLPRQAADNAVRARPDSVSEVEICWPLGIAAEQTPAAMCQRRFPAWVLDGVVPPSFPEREARLWQSGRMRFQVDAKTGQRLSPGCEGHPQIEDREIARWPAMASPWLTVAQRQAQSLPPLASDCADDGRQSDGVLHIEGLNDLATLARPPGAQHGPRLQLRALGSESTIEWLLDGRWIAQTQGTRTFTRDFNDAGEHTLTALAADGAWTRVRFRVAN; translated from the coding sequence GGCACCCGCCTGCGCACCATCTTCACGCTCCGCAACCTGCGCTGGGTGCTCGCCGCCCTGCTGACATTGCTGCTGGTGCTGGACCTGGCATTCCCGCTACCACTGCCGAGATCACGCGACACCAGCACCTTGGTGGTCGCGCGTGACGGCACACCGCTGCGCGCCTTCGCCGATGCCGAAGGTGTGTGGCGCTACCCGGCGAACGCAAAAACCATCTCGCCCCTGTACCTGCAGGCGCTGCTGACCTACGAAGATCGCTGGTTCTGGCGCCACCCCGGAATCAACCCGTGGGCACTGGCACGCGCTGGCAAGCAGATGCTGCTGGAACGGCGCATCGTCTCCGGTGGCTCGACCCTGACCATGCAGGTCGCGCGCATCCTCGACCCGCACACGCGTACGCCCTGGGGCAAAGTGAAACAGCTTTTGCGTGCGTTGCAGCTGGAAGTGCATCTGAGCAAGGCGCAGATTCTCGACCTTTACCTGGAACGCGCGCCTTACGGTGGCACCATCGAAGGCGTGGAAGCCGCCAGCTGGGCTTATCTGGGCAAGTCGGCCACGCATCTGTCACAAGCCGAGGCCGCATTGCTGGCGGTGCTGCCGCAATCCCCCAGCCGGCTGCGCCCTGATCGACATCCCGAGGCTGCACAGCGCGCCCGCGACAAGGTGCTGGCACGCATGGCCGAGCTCAAGGTGTGGTCGGCCGATGACGTAGCCGACGCACGCATCGAGCCGGTGGTAGCCCGTTCGCTGCAGCAGCCCCTGCATGCCGCCTTGCTGGCGCAGCGCATGCGCAGCACATACCCGCGTGTACCGCAGATCGAAACGAGCATCGACAGCGGTCTGCAACGTACGCTGGAAGAACGTGTCTCTTCCTATTTCTCACAACTGCCGGAGCGCACATCAGCCGCACTGTTGGTAATGGACAACAGCACGCTGGAGGCGCGCGCCTATGTCGGCTCGGTTACGTTTGCGGACAAGGCCCGATTGGGTCACGTGGACATGGTGCAGGCCTGGCGCTCGCCGGGTTCAACGCTCAAGCCGTTCCTTTACGGGATGGCACTGGACGATGGCCTGATCCATTCGGAGAGCCTGATCGTCGATGCGCCGCAAAGCTTTGGCGGCTACCGGCCGGGCAACTTCGATGCGGCGTTCAACGGTCCGGTCGGTGCGGCCACCGCATTACGGCTGTCTTTGAACGTGCCATCGGTGGATCTGCTGGATCGGGTTGGTCCCTCACGTTTTGCCGCACGGCTGGGAAATGCTGGCATCAATCTGCGTTTTCCGCACGGCACCCAGCCCAGCCTTGCGCTGATCCTTGGTGGCACCGGAGCACGACTGGAGGATCTGGTAGGTGCGTTCTCGGCCTTGAATCGCGAGGGCATCGCCGGGCGCGTTCGCTACACGCCCAAAGACCCGCGCATCGAGCGCCGACTGATATCGCCTGGAGCGGCGTGGATCGTGCGTGATGTGCTCGAGTCCAATCCGCGCCCCGGTTACGGAGTAGGCACTTTCGATACCGGCAATCGCCCGCGCGTGGCCTGGAAGACCGGCACCAGTTACGGCTACCGCGATGCCTGGGCAATCGGCAGCACCCGCTCCTATACCGTTGGCGTCTGGGTTGGTCGTCCGGATGGGACGCCGCTGCCGGGCCAATACGGCGCGGTGACGGCCTTGCCGCTGATGTTTGAGGTCATCGACAGCCTGCCGCGCCAGGCCGCTGACAATGCAGTGCGCGCACGGCCGGACAGCGTCAGCGAGGTCGAGATCTGTTGGCCGTTGGGCATCGCCGCCGAGCAGACGCCAGCAGCGATGTGCCAGCGCCGCTTCCCCGCCTGGGTGTTGGACGGCGTGGTGCCACCAAGCTTTCCTGAGCGCGAAGCGCGGCTATGGCAATCCGGGCGCATGCGCTTCCAGGTGGATGCAAAGACTGGCCAACGGCTGTCACCTGGTTGCGAAGGCCATCCACAGATAGAGGATCGCGAGATCGCGCGCTGGCCGGCGATGGCCTCGCCGTGGCTGACCGTGGCGCAGCGACAGGCGCAAAGCCTGCCGCCATTGGCATCGGACTGCGCCGATGACGGTCGGCAATCCGATGGCGTGCTGCACATCGAAGGTTTGAATGACCTGGCCACGCTGGCTAGACCGCCGGGCGCCCAGCACGGCCCGCGCCTGCAGCTGCGTGCCTTGGGCAGCGAGTCCACGATTGAATGGCTGCTCGACGGCCGTTGGATCGCCCAGACCCAGGGCACCCGCACCTTCACTCGCGACTTCAACGATGCCGGCGAACACACGCTGACGGCATTGGCAGCCGACGGCGCATGGACACGTGTCCGCTTCCGCGTAGCGAACTAA